In a single window of the Leptolyngbya sp. 'hensonii' genome:
- the crtH gene encoding carotenoid isomerase — protein sequence MTGNTQPVSHPGPSEFDVIVIGAGIGGLVTATQLAAKGAQVLVLERYLIPGGSSGYFERAGYRFDVGASMIFGFGDRGTTNLLTRALQAVNVSLETIPDPVQIHYHLPDGLDLKVHRDYEQFIQELTTLFPHERKGIRQFYDECWKVFNCLNAMELLSLEEPRYLMRVFFQHPLACLGLVKYLPQNAGDIARRYIQDPNLLKFIDMECYCWSVVPADRTPMINAGMVFSDRHYGGINYPRGGVGQIAKKLVDGLEKAGGVIQYKARVTRVVLEQGRAVGVELASGQIYRAKRIVSNATRWDTFGQLLSPESMPAGEKKWQQRYRKSPSFLSLHLGVKAEVLPPTTDCHHILLEDWTRMEMAEGTVFVSIPTLLDSHLAPPGHHIVHTFTPSWIEDWQGLSPTAYKARKEAAATRLLDRLEKIFPGLSQALDYQEVGTPRTHRRFLGREDGTYGPIPARKLLGLLGMPFNRTALPGLYCVGDSTFPGQGLNAVAFSGFACAHRVAVDLGL from the coding sequence ATGACTGGAAATACACAGCCCGTCTCTCATCCAGGCCCTTCCGAATTTGATGTGATTGTCATTGGTGCGGGGATTGGTGGCCTGGTTACTGCGACCCAATTGGCTGCTAAAGGAGCCCAGGTATTGGTGCTGGAGCGCTATCTCATTCCGGGAGGTAGCTCTGGCTACTTTGAACGGGCAGGCTACCGCTTTGATGTGGGGGCATCCATGATTTTTGGGTTTGGAGATCGGGGCACCACTAATCTTCTCACCCGTGCCCTGCAGGCTGTGAACGTCAGTCTGGAGACCATCCCCGATCCGGTGCAAATTCATTACCATCTACCAGATGGCTTGGACCTGAAGGTTCATCGCGATTACGAGCAGTTTATCCAGGAGTTGACGACCCTATTTCCCCACGAACGGAAGGGTATTCGTCAGTTCTATGACGAGTGCTGGAAAGTCTTCAACTGTCTGAATGCAATGGAATTGCTATCTCTGGAAGAACCCCGTTATCTCATGCGGGTGTTTTTCCAGCATCCCCTGGCTTGTCTGGGCTTGGTGAAGTACTTGCCCCAGAATGCAGGAGACATTGCCCGTCGCTACATTCAGGACCCCAACCTGCTCAAGTTTATTGATATGGAGTGCTATTGCTGGTCTGTTGTACCGGCAGATCGGACCCCCATGATTAATGCGGGGATGGTGTTCAGCGATCGTCACTACGGGGGCATCAACTACCCCCGGGGTGGAGTGGGCCAGATTGCCAAAAAACTGGTAGATGGCCTGGAAAAAGCTGGGGGGGTGATTCAATACAAAGCCCGGGTCACCCGGGTTGTTCTGGAACAGGGCCGGGCTGTAGGGGTGGAACTGGCTTCAGGGCAGATTTATCGGGCCAAACGGATTGTCTCTAATGCCACCCGCTGGGACACTTTTGGGCAGTTACTATCCCCCGAAAGCATGCCTGCTGGCGAGAAGAAGTGGCAGCAGCGATATCGCAAATCTCCCAGTTTTCTCAGCCTGCATCTGGGCGTCAAAGCAGAGGTCCTGCCCCCGACAACAGACTGTCATCATATTCTGCTGGAAGATTGGACTCGGATGGAAATGGCTGAAGGCACAGTCTTCGTTTCCATTCCCACCCTGCTAGATTCTCATCTGGCCCCCCCCGGCCATCATATTGTGCATACCTTTACCCCCAGTTGGATTGAGGATTGGCAGGGACTGTCTCCTACCGCCTACAAAGCCCGCAAAGAAGCAGCGGCAACCCGACTGCTCGATCGGCTGGAGAAAATTTTCCCGGGGTTGAGTCAGGCTTTGGATTATCAGGAAGTGGGAACGCCACGGACCCATCGTCGATTTTTGGGTCGGGAGGATGGCACCTACGGTCCCATTCCGGCCCGAAAGTTACTGGGATTGCTCGGCATGCCCTTCAACCGCACTGCCCTTCCCGGCCTCTATTGTGTGGGAGACAGCACCTTTCCGGGACAGGGGCTGAATGCTGTGGCTTTTTCGGGCTTTGCCTGTGCCCATCGGGTTGCAGTTGATTTAGGATTGTAA
- a CDS encoding RidA family protein yields MTHRIIRTDAAPAPVGPYNQAIVASGPMVFVAGQIALDPATGDIVGPGDVARQTEQVMANLQAILVAAGATFESVVRTTVFLADMNDFGAMNAVYSNYFESTTAPTRACVQVARLPKDTLVEIDCIAVLS; encoded by the coding sequence ATGACCCATCGCATTATTCGGACTGACGCTGCACCGGCCCCTGTCGGCCCCTACAATCAGGCGATCGTGGCCAGCGGGCCTATGGTTTTCGTGGCCGGACAAATCGCCCTTGACCCGGCGACCGGGGATATCGTTGGCCCAGGGGATGTGGCTCGCCAGACGGAGCAGGTGATGGCCAATTTGCAGGCCATTTTGGTTGCGGCTGGAGCAACTTTTGAGAGCGTCGTCAGAACGACTGTTTTCCTAGCCGACATGAATGACTTTGGAGCGATGAATGCAGTCTATAGCAACTATTTTGAGTCAACCACTGCCCCGACCAGAGCCTGCGTACAGGTAGCCCGATTGCCCAAAGATACTCTGGTTGAGATTGACTGCATTGCCGTTCTGTCATGA
- a CDS encoding NUDIX hydrolase, translating into MQPRNPAPTVDIIIEMVDRPHRPILLIERRNPPHGWAIPGGFVDYGESVEAAALREAQEETSLLVDLVEQFHVYSDPNRDPRKHTISVVFLATARGEPEAADDAKSVGIFEFWHVPANLCFDHDRILQDYWQYRHHALRPRLF; encoded by the coding sequence GTGCAACCCCGCAATCCCGCTCCTACGGTGGATATCATTATCGAGATGGTGGATCGGCCCCATCGGCCCATTCTCCTCATTGAGCGTCGCAACCCACCCCATGGTTGGGCCATTCCTGGAGGTTTTGTAGACTATGGGGAATCGGTTGAGGCTGCGGCGCTCCGGGAAGCCCAGGAAGAAACCAGCCTCCTGGTTGATCTGGTCGAACAGTTCCACGTCTATTCCGATCCGAACCGAGATCCCCGCAAACACACCATTAGCGTGGTCTTTCTGGCCACAGCCCGAGGAGAACCAGAAGCGGCAGATGATGCCAAGTCCGTGGGTATCTTTGAGTTCTGGCATGTTCCAGCCAATCTCTGCTTTGACCACGATCGCATCCTGCAGGATTACTGGCAATACCGCCACCATGCCTTGCGCCCGCGTTTGTTCTGA
- the malQ gene encoding 4-alpha-glucanotransferase, with protein MPFPRASGILLHPTCFPGRFGVGDLGPAATHFIDFLVQSSQRLWQVLPLGPTGYGNSPYMAYSAMAGNPLLISPDLLQQEGWLDESDLEHVPDFPADRVDFDRVIEFKLPLFRKAFENFKQRASEEQREEFRAFYGSRADWLDDYALFMALKQAFDGAPWHQWEPEVAQRKPMVLDRWRRELADEIAFQQYLQYEFFRQWSALKAYANEHQIQIIGDIPIYVAQDSADVWAFPENFCLDEETGEPALMAGVPPDYFSETGQLWGNPVYNWDYLQEHNFSWWVRRFQVLLDYVDIIRVDHFRGFEAFYAIPQGEETAVKGEWIEAPGEALFETLAAQLGRLPILAEDLGIITPEVEALRDRFEFPGMRVLHFAFGSDPGNPFLPFNYTRNAVVYTGTHDNDTTVGWFRQLPSWEREAVFTYLGCFSAEGIHWDLIRLALSSIANQAILPLQDLLGLDTGARMNFPGKPEGNWDWRYWADNLKMDHEDDAGSLLCQHLKRLTHIYGRAGR; from the coding sequence ATGCCTTTTCCTAGAGCGAGCGGTATTCTTCTTCATCCTACGTGTTTTCCAGGACGCTTTGGTGTTGGTGATCTGGGGCCAGCAGCCACCCATTTTATTGATTTTCTGGTCCAGAGCAGTCAGCGTCTATGGCAGGTTTTGCCCCTGGGGCCTACCGGCTATGGTAATTCCCCCTATATGGCTTACTCGGCGATGGCCGGTAATCCCTTGTTAATCAGCCCGGACTTGCTTCAGCAAGAGGGTTGGCTGGATGAGTCAGATCTGGAACATGTTCCAGATTTTCCAGCCGATCGGGTGGATTTTGATCGGGTGATTGAGTTTAAACTCCCCTTGTTTCGGAAAGCCTTCGAGAACTTCAAGCAAAGAGCTTCAGAAGAGCAGAGAGAGGAATTCAGGGCATTTTATGGAAGTCGGGCCGATTGGTTGGATGACTATGCCCTGTTTATGGCGTTGAAGCAGGCTTTTGATGGGGCACCCTGGCATCAGTGGGAGCCGGAAGTGGCGCAACGTAAACCGATGGTGCTCGATCGCTGGCGGCGGGAACTGGCCGATGAGATTGCCTTTCAGCAGTACTTGCAATATGAGTTTTTTCGCCAGTGGTCTGCTTTGAAAGCCTATGCCAACGAGCATCAAATCCAGATCATTGGGGATATTCCGATTTATGTGGCTCAGGATAGTGCCGATGTCTGGGCTTTCCCAGAAAATTTCTGTCTGGATGAGGAAACGGGGGAACCAGCTCTGATGGCTGGGGTGCCGCCGGATTACTTTAGCGAGACGGGGCAACTCTGGGGCAATCCCGTCTATAACTGGGACTATCTGCAGGAGCACAACTTTAGCTGGTGGGTGCGGCGCTTTCAGGTCCTATTGGATTATGTCGATATCATTCGTGTGGATCATTTTCGGGGCTTTGAGGCTTTCTATGCTATCCCCCAAGGGGAAGAAACAGCCGTCAAGGGGGAATGGATTGAGGCTCCTGGTGAGGCGTTGTTCGAGACGTTGGCGGCCCAGCTAGGCAGACTGCCGATCTTAGCTGAGGATTTGGGGATTATTACACCGGAAGTTGAAGCCCTGCGCGATCGGTTTGAATTTCCCGGTATGCGAGTGCTGCATTTCGCTTTTGGATCAGATCCCGGCAATCCGTTTCTGCCCTTCAATTACACCCGCAATGCGGTAGTCTACACGGGTACCCACGACAATGACACAACCGTAGGGTGGTTCCGACAACTACCCTCCTGGGAACGGGAGGCTGTGTTTACCTATTTGGGTTGTTTCAGCGCGGAAGGGATTCACTGGGATTTGATTCGGTTAGCCCTCAGTTCGATCGCAAACCAGGCCATTCTGCCTCTACAGGATCTGCTGGGTCTGGATACGGGAGCCCGGATGAACTTCCCAGGTAAGCCAGAAGGAAACTGGGACTGGCGGTACTGGGCAGACAATCTCAAAATGGATCATGAGGATGATGCAGGAAGTCTACTGTGCCAACATCTTAAAAGACTGACCCACATTTATGGCCGAGCTGGCCGCTAG
- a CDS encoding RodZ domain-containing protein, which translates to MPSVKAVMKHLLSRSRRRQNHALHPEQVRAAKLADLGAYLRQMREAQSLTLEQISIQTKISQRLLRAIEQGSLDHLPEPVYIQGFIKRYAETLGLDGTLFANQFPIGSVLQSAAPRSLPSWRSLPAAQLQPMHLYLLYIFLVIGAVNGLSSMIDRDSTQAISPTEIQEEFTLPSDLRTAQAPDSKQSASPLKAVFPMGQLEAESRIPASPKAQPDPQITLPADPTVMGKPVRVSVTLTGQSWVRVTTDNKVEFEGVLPEGTQRIWAATKQVTIRAGNAGGVLVAFNNALPKPLGSPGSVEEVTFPQSSDRLTQPDVNQPDGERQAQGSIYNSLF; encoded by the coding sequence ATGCCAAGCGTTAAAGCTGTGATGAAACACCTGCTTTCCCGATCTAGACGCAGGCAAAATCATGCTCTTCATCCGGAGCAGGTCCGAGCTGCAAAACTCGCCGACCTGGGAGCTTATCTGCGTCAGATGCGTGAAGCACAATCCCTCACCCTGGAACAAATTTCCATTCAGACCAAAATTTCCCAGCGGCTCCTGCGGGCAATCGAGCAGGGCAGCCTGGATCATCTGCCTGAGCCCGTCTATATTCAAGGGTTTATCAAACGCTACGCCGAAACTCTGGGTCTGGATGGAACCCTGTTTGCCAATCAGTTCCCCATTGGTTCGGTCCTGCAATCTGCTGCACCGCGATCGCTGCCTTCCTGGCGCAGTTTACCGGCGGCTCAGTTGCAACCCATGCACCTGTATTTGCTCTACATTTTCCTGGTGATCGGAGCGGTGAATGGCCTATCTTCTATGATCGATCGGGATTCAACCCAGGCAATCAGCCCAACTGAGATTCAAGAAGAATTCACGTTACCTTCCGATTTACGGACAGCCCAGGCACCTGACTCCAAGCAATCTGCCAGTCCCTTGAAGGCAGTATTCCCCATGGGGCAACTGGAAGCAGAATCTCGTATTCCAGCCTCCCCCAAAGCTCAACCTGATCCACAAATTACCTTACCGGCTGATCCAACTGTGATGGGTAAACCAGTACGGGTCAGTGTCACGCTGACGGGGCAATCCTGGGTGCGGGTGACCACGGACAATAAAGTTGAATTTGAAGGGGTACTACCAGAAGGAACCCAGCGAATCTGGGCCGCTACCAAACAAGTCACCATTCGCGCAGGCAATGCGGGGGGAGTCCTGGTTGCGTTTAACAATGCCCTGCCGAAACCTCTGGGCTCTCCCGGCTCTGTTGAGGAGGTCACTTTTCCCCAGAGCTCTGATAGGCTGACCCAGCCAGATGTCAATCAACCAGACGGTGAAAGGCAAGCCCAAGGTTCAATTTACAATTCCCTGTTTTAG
- a CDS encoding pseudouridine synthase, with amino-acid sequence MVVVTERLQKIISQWGLASRREAEQLILAGRVRLNDEIAQIGQRANPNLDRIEVDGMQVNPAQRPCLTYLLLHKPLGIVSTCEDPQGRPTVLDLLPPDLQQHQGIHPVGRLDIDSTGALLLTNDGNLTFMLTHPRHHCPKTYQVLVQGHPPETTLNRWRQGLFLDTKKTRPAEIKVLQHNSHQTLLEIILREGRNRQIRRVAELLGHPVLSLHRVAIGPIHLGQLPVGQVRSLSSDDYHCLKAQVSIPPNGHHAKR; translated from the coding sequence ATGGTTGTTGTGACTGAAAGGCTACAAAAGATCATTTCCCAGTGGGGTCTCGCTTCTCGACGAGAAGCGGAGCAGCTCATTCTGGCAGGGCGAGTGCGCTTGAACGATGAGATTGCTCAGATCGGGCAAAGAGCCAATCCCAATCTCGATCGGATTGAGGTTGATGGGATGCAGGTTAACCCCGCTCAGCGCCCATGCCTGACCTACCTCCTCCTCCATAAACCCCTGGGAATTGTTTCTACCTGCGAAGACCCTCAGGGTCGCCCAACAGTCCTGGACCTGCTACCGCCAGACCTGCAACAGCATCAAGGAATTCATCCGGTAGGAAGACTGGATATCGACTCAACCGGTGCGCTCCTGCTCACGAACGATGGGAATCTCACCTTCATGCTCACCCACCCCCGCCACCATTGTCCGAAGACATACCAAGTTTTAGTTCAGGGGCATCCACCTGAAACCACTCTGAACCGCTGGCGTCAGGGATTATTTTTGGATACGAAGAAAACCCGTCCGGCTGAAATTAAAGTTTTACAACACAACTCCCATCAGACGCTTCTGGAAATAATCCTCCGGGAAGGCCGCAATCGCCAGATTCGGCGAGTTGCAGAATTGTTGGGTCATCCCGTATTGTCTTTACATCGCGTTGCAATTGGCCCAATTCATCTGGGACAATTGCCTGTGGGGCAAGTCCGATCGCTCAGTTCAGATGACTATCACTGTCTAAAAGCCCAAGTTTCTATCCCGCCAAATGGACATCATGCCAAGCGTTAA
- a CDS encoding ATP-binding protein → MEILTFLIGLGIGLGLLMLQRAYINRTFKILLPRIETQISSASLPELLRLAMAANWQHQHLYDVELELVGLKQLLQVAPIGYLQVDDENQLVSCNAQACQLLNIDYSKPSRLRLLLEVVRSYELDHLIEQARDRQKPCQAEWIFHPVSADSAELARQQPRPLRGYCFPMANGYIGVFLENRQEAATLLLQRDRWTSDVAHELKTPLTSIRLVAETLQSRLEPPLRQWIDRLLNETLRLSTLVQDLLDLSQIEMGTSYSLNFQRIDLPKLIQATWTSLEPLAKGKNIQLDYVGPEQLLIEADEARLYRVLFNLLDNSIKYSPERQWIRVQATPIRETDSAEPKVRLEVIDAGSGFPESALPYVFERFYRVEPSRSRSLSGTSPIARQEDKTLKTDEYLPNLQVGGGSGLGLAIVRQIVEAHRGSVTAGNHPETGGAWLQVILPCQQPKP, encoded by the coding sequence GTGGAAATCCTGACTTTTCTGATTGGTCTGGGGATTGGTCTGGGCTTGCTGATGCTGCAGCGAGCTTACATTAACCGCACTTTCAAAATTTTATTACCCAGAATAGAGACTCAGATCTCTTCAGCTTCCCTGCCTGAGCTCCTGCGTCTGGCTATGGCGGCCAACTGGCAGCATCAACATCTCTATGACGTAGAACTGGAACTGGTTGGCCTGAAACAGTTACTGCAAGTCGCCCCAATCGGCTATTTACAAGTTGATGATGAAAACCAGTTGGTTTCCTGCAACGCCCAAGCCTGCCAGTTGCTGAATATCGACTACAGCAAACCATCCCGTCTACGCCTGCTCCTGGAAGTCGTCCGGTCTTATGAACTCGATCACCTGATTGAACAGGCCCGCGATCGCCAAAAGCCCTGTCAGGCTGAATGGATCTTTCACCCTGTCAGTGCCGATTCGGCAGAACTGGCCCGACAGCAACCTCGACCGCTGCGCGGGTACTGCTTTCCCATGGCAAATGGTTACATCGGAGTATTTCTGGAAAACCGCCAGGAAGCAGCCACCTTGCTGCTGCAGCGTGATCGCTGGACCTCGGATGTCGCCCATGAGCTGAAGACCCCCCTCACGTCTATCCGTCTGGTCGCCGAAACCCTACAATCCCGACTGGAGCCCCCCCTGCGTCAGTGGATCGATCGGTTGCTGAATGAAACCCTGCGCCTAAGCACCCTGGTTCAAGACTTACTGGATTTGAGTCAGATTGAGATGGGAACATCCTACAGTCTCAATTTCCAGCGCATTGACCTGCCAAAATTAATTCAGGCCACCTGGACCAGCCTAGAACCCCTGGCCAAAGGGAAAAATATTCAACTGGATTATGTGGGACCAGAGCAACTTCTGATCGAGGCAGACGAAGCAAGACTGTATCGGGTACTCTTCAACCTACTAGATAACAGCATCAAATACAGCCCGGAGCGCCAATGGATCAGGGTGCAGGCAACCCCAATCCGGGAGACCGACTCAGCAGAACCGAAGGTTCGCCTGGAGGTGATTGATGCGGGATCAGGGTTTCCTGAAAGCGCCCTGCCCTATGTCTTTGAACGCTTCTACCGGGTCGAGCCCTCCCGTTCTCGCAGTCTGTCAGGAACCTCCCCCATTGCCCGCCAGGAAGACAAAACCCTCAAAACCGACGAGTACCTGCCGAATTTACAGGTCGGTGGGGGCAGTGGGTTGGGGCTGGCGATCGTGCGGCAAATTGTCGAGGCCCATCGGGGATCGGTGACAGCGGGTAATCATCCTGAAACTGGAGGAGCCTGGTTACAAGTAATACTCCCCTGTCAACAACCCAAACCCTGA
- a CDS encoding creatininase family protein: protein MHNFIPANRFFPYLSWTDIAAMPGKEKIVLILPIGAIEQHGPHLPLIVDAAIGSAVLGKALASLNPEIPAYALAPLYYGKSNEHWHFPGTLTLTVQTLLALITEIAESLYRSGFRKLILMNSHGGQPQVMEIVARDLHQQYEDFLVFPLFTWQVPHQVGELLTPKELALGIHAGDAETSLMLAILPEEVRMEAAVAEYPQNLPQDSLLSMEGQLPFAWVTRDLTRSGVLGDPTTASREKGDRILVSLAAGWVQVIEDIYQFRQPQTWQAGDSNQGVG from the coding sequence ATGCACAACTTCATCCCAGCTAACCGATTTTTTCCCTACCTCTCCTGGACCGATATCGCAGCGATGCCAGGGAAAGAAAAGATCGTGTTGATTTTGCCGATCGGGGCGATCGAGCAGCATGGCCCCCATCTGCCCCTGATCGTGGATGCAGCGATCGGGAGTGCCGTTCTGGGGAAAGCGCTGGCATCCCTGAACCCGGAGATTCCAGCCTATGCCCTGGCTCCGCTTTACTACGGCAAGTCTAACGAACATTGGCACTTCCCCGGCACCCTGACCTTGACCGTACAGACCCTACTGGCACTGATCACCGAGATTGCCGAAAGCCTTTATCGGTCAGGGTTTCGCAAGCTCATTTTAATGAATTCCCATGGGGGGCAACCCCAAGTGATGGAAATCGTAGCCCGCGACTTGCACCAGCAGTATGAAGACTTTCTGGTCTTTCCCCTGTTCACCTGGCAAGTCCCTCATCAAGTAGGAGAGCTACTGACCCCCAAAGAACTGGCGCTAGGCATCCATGCTGGGGATGCAGAAACAAGTCTGATGCTGGCCATTCTACCGGAGGAGGTCAGGATGGAGGCAGCCGTGGCGGAATATCCGCAGAATTTGCCCCAAGATAGTTTGCTGAGCATGGAAGGCCAACTTCCGTTTGCCTGGGTCACCCGGGATCTGACCCGGAGTGGCGTTCTGGGAGACCCCACCACAGCCAGTCGGGAAAAGGGCGATCGGATTCTGGTCTCTCTGGCGGCGGGTTGGGTCCAGGTGATTGAAGATATTTACCAGTTTCGCCAGCCTCAGACTTGGCAGGCTGGGGACTCCAACCAGGGCGTTGGGTAA
- the sixA gene encoding phosphohistidine phosphatase SixA → MTELYLIRHGLAVERGREVRDQDRPLTEEGRYKTAQIAKRLRQLDLEFELIGSSPLVRAAQTAEILLQEGVGKRLDLCEHLAPGGRLEDGLAWLNRSRLPKAARVALVGHEPDLSAWAERLIWGEVRSVLRLKKAGMIGLMLPDQGSEIGQTVLFWLTPPKFLL, encoded by the coding sequence ATGACAGAACTTTACTTGATTCGACATGGCCTGGCTGTAGAGCGGGGTAGGGAGGTGCGGGATCAGGATCGGCCTCTCACGGAGGAGGGGCGGTATAAAACTGCTCAGATCGCTAAACGCCTGCGTCAACTGGATCTGGAGTTTGAGCTGATCGGGTCCAGTCCCTTGGTCCGGGCCGCTCAGACGGCAGAGATTTTGCTGCAGGAAGGGGTAGGGAAAAGGCTGGACCTGTGTGAACATCTGGCACCTGGAGGACGGTTGGAGGACGGATTGGCCTGGCTGAACCGATCGCGTCTGCCTAAGGCTGCCCGCGTGGCTCTGGTGGGTCATGAGCCAGATTTAAGTGCATGGGCAGAACGCCTGATCTGGGGGGAGGTCCGATCGGTCTTGAGGCTTAAGAAAGCTGGAATGATTGGGTTGATGTTGCCAGATCAAGGGTCTGAGATCGGCCAGACTGTGCTGTTCTGGTTGACCCCTCCCAAGTTCCTCCTTTAA
- a CDS encoding citrate synthase gives MTSVCEYRAGLEGVPVTQSSISFVDGQKGILEYRGIPIEELAAKSTFLESTYLLIWGKLPNRQELEEFKRDIQNHRRIKYRIRDMMKCFPESGHPMDALQASAAALGLFYSRRDLDNPVYIRDAVVRLVAKIPTMVAAFQLMRKGNDPVQPRDDLDYSANFLYMLNEREPDPLAARVFDVSLNLHAEHTINASTFSAMVTASTLTDPYAIIASAVGTLGGPLHGGANEEVIDMLEQIGSVENVRPYLEDRLERKAKIMGFGHRVYKVKDPRATILQNLAEQLFEKFGRDKYYDIAIEMERAVEEKLSHKGIYPNVDFYSGLVYRKLGIPTDLFTPVFAIARVAGWLAHWKEQIEQNRIFRPTQIYTGEHQVTYIPIEERE, from the coding sequence ATGACATCTGTTTGCGAATATCGTGCCGGTTTGGAAGGGGTTCCTGTTACGCAATCCAGCATCAGTTTTGTGGATGGTCAGAAGGGGATTTTGGAATATCGGGGGATTCCCATCGAGGAACTGGCCGCCAAGAGCACGTTTCTGGAATCTACCTACCTATTGATCTGGGGAAAATTACCCAATCGACAGGAACTGGAAGAATTTAAGCGTGATATCCAGAACCACCGCCGGATTAAATATCGCATTCGGGACATGATGAAGTGTTTTCCTGAAAGTGGCCATCCGATGGATGCACTGCAGGCTTCTGCGGCAGCCCTAGGGCTCTTTTACTCCCGACGCGATCTGGATAATCCAGTTTATATTCGGGATGCTGTGGTGCGTCTGGTGGCGAAGATCCCGACCATGGTGGCAGCCTTTCAACTCATGCGAAAGGGAAATGATCCGGTGCAGCCGCGAGATGACCTGGATTACTCGGCGAACTTCCTGTACATGCTGAATGAGCGGGAACCGGATCCGTTGGCGGCCCGAGTCTTTGATGTCAGCCTGAATCTGCATGCAGAGCATACGATCAATGCGTCTACTTTCTCGGCAATGGTTACAGCGTCAACCCTGACAGATCCCTACGCAATTATTGCGTCGGCGGTGGGCACTCTGGGGGGGCCGCTCCACGGAGGGGCAAATGAGGAGGTAATCGACATGCTGGAGCAGATTGGGTCGGTGGAAAATGTGCGGCCTTACCTGGAAGACCGACTGGAGCGCAAAGCCAAGATTATGGGGTTTGGGCACCGGGTCTATAAGGTCAAAGACCCCCGGGCCACGATCCTACAGAACTTGGCTGAGCAGTTGTTTGAGAAATTTGGCCGGGATAAGTACTACGACATTGCGATCGAAATGGAACGGGCGGTTGAGGAGAAATTGAGCCATAAGGGCATTTACCCCAACGTGGACTTTTACTCTGGTCTGGTTTATCGCAAACTGGGGATTCCAACGGATTTGTTTACCCCTGTGTTTGCGATCGCCCGGGTTGCCGGTTGGTTGGCCCACTGGAAGGAGCAGATTGAGCAGAATCGGATCTTCCGTCCAACCCAGATCTACACGGGTGAACATCAGGTCACCTATATCCCGATCGAGGAGCGGGAATAG
- the xth gene encoding exodeoxyribonuclease III translates to MTHDVFCLSKPMKIATWNVNSIRTRLEQVIQWLTGNPIEVLCLQETKVIDADFPQAPFQALGYQPHFVGQKSYNGVAILSQLPVTDISTGFAAILGDSADVETQALAQQFDEQKRVITGVVNGVRIVNLYVPNGSEVGSEKYQYKLAWLSVLRPYLEKLLGESGQISLCGDFNIALENRDIYTDQGRETHIMSSEAERQALRSAVLDLGFADAFRKFTQAGGHFSWWDYRTGGFQRNRGWRIDHHYLSPALYERAIACTIDIAPRRLEKPSDHTPVIIELDLA, encoded by the coding sequence ATGACGCACGATGTTTTCTGTCTATCAAAACCCATGAAAATTGCGACCTGGAATGTCAACTCAATTCGGACCCGACTAGAGCAGGTGATCCAGTGGCTGACTGGAAATCCAATCGAGGTTCTCTGTTTGCAGGAAACGAAAGTCATCGACGCCGACTTTCCCCAGGCCCCATTTCAGGCGTTGGGATATCAGCCTCACTTTGTAGGGCAGAAGTCTTATAACGGAGTCGCCATTTTAAGTCAGCTTCCCGTAACAGATATCAGCACTGGTTTTGCTGCCATTTTAGGTGACAGTGCTGATGTCGAAACCCAAGCCCTGGCCCAGCAGTTCGATGAGCAGAAGCGGGTGATTACAGGTGTGGTGAACGGCGTCCGGATTGTCAATCTCTATGTCCCGAATGGGTCGGAAGTCGGAAGTGAGAAATATCAATACAAGCTGGCCTGGTTGAGCGTTCTCCGTCCCTATCTGGAGAAATTGCTGGGGGAATCTGGTCAAATCAGCCTGTGTGGGGATTTCAATATTGCTTTAGAAAATCGGGATATTTACACCGATCAGGGCCGGGAGACTCACATCATGTCTTCCGAAGCAGAGCGACAGGCCCTGCGATCAGCGGTGCTAGACCTGGGATTTGCCGATGCTTTCCGCAAGTTTACCCAAGCAGGAGGGCACTTTAGCTGGTGGGACTACCGCACCGGGGGATTCCAGCGCAACCGGGGCTGGCGGATTGACCATCATTACCTGTCCCCGGCCCTGTATGAGCGGGCGATCGCCTGCACGATCGACATCGCTCCCCGCCGCCTGGAAAAACCCAGTGACCATACCCCTGTAATCATAGAATTAGACCTAGCTTAA